A stretch of the Bacillus sp. B-jedd genome encodes the following:
- a CDS encoding YobI family P-loop NTPase, with protein sequence MKNEKKNKFQKLTPVSDIDLKHYEDALDYIFENHDVRNVAISGAYGAGKSSVIASYRKKHNNLRFVHISLAHFKQHDKEDNLEIKESLLEGKIINQLIHQIPSDNIPQTNFKVKKKIGAKNILLSTFFTMLFIISLLHIAKFKSWNGFVASLSTLWIKNILEIFTNKNTLLISGLLVAITFSMFLYSLIKVQKTKNIFRKFRLQGNEIEIFEESEESYFDKYLNEVLYLFENIEADVIVFEDMDRFDANRVFERLREVNTLANIQLEKENKNPLRFFYLLRDDIFVSKDRTKFFDYIVPIVPVIDSSNSFDQFITHFKEGGIYELFDENFLQGLSLYIDDMRLLKNIYNEFIIYYNRINTTELNCNKMLAIITYKNLFPRDFSELQLNKGMVYTLFAKKEDFVNTEVDRLKEIAANKKSEIEFARKEHLTSNEELDVVFSAKRLQLNNIYNYQQRHKMELELNEEYSIRKQAIEKKLNNCLLNLENEILSIEQNVILTQGKQLNEIITRENIDFIFKVTITNEIGVETNFHEIKGSEYFALLKYLIRNGFIDETYADYMTYFYETSLSRVDKTFLRSITDKKAKEFRYQLKNPALIIERLRVVDFDQEEVLNFNLLQHLLKTPIDQVLLNRLLQQLRNNRNYKFIGEYFNSERELSAYVKCLNQQWPEMFFSATKASALTDKQIRLYSIYTLYYSEDNIIRDVNIENCLSRYISNSSDYLNIEEPNIDKLIHGFILLNVSFVSIGMANSDLMEEVYKNSLYEINYENLRLMLKWFYQVKEEKDIHQRNYTVVLSNPNSPLAQYVNNNFGIYLDIILSNSNGSITDDEKVALLLLNNKILSTDQKNAYVELLKTPISSIVDVIDDDLWNSLLKNHLAMYSEENIIEYFGVNESLDSTLISFINSDESTLNFLGVKKTYGSEKTKEFFDASIVCNKLSNHKYREIIISLDFSYDMFNIEGISDEKLQILIDENIFPMNIENLSFIRENYSNQVFCFIEKNITQYTNTITSEIFILEEVIEILTWDIADDIKIKLLRFTSKPISILYKSYSTAVKAHILKNNLDPHDLPNIFETYESWDDKLKQIIQDLAVEQKELIINRPQNVSNNLLRTLIASEELDYSIKIDIFISLLPILDVRKCKEYLHLLDLEEYKKLFEVRSRPRYEINTVNSKLLGAFKEGNWISDFEEDENREGYYKIVRNKRTNQSFA encoded by the coding sequence ATGAAAAATGAAAAAAAAAATAAGTTTCAAAAACTTACCCCAGTTAGTGATATAGACTTAAAACATTATGAGGATGCTCTCGATTACATCTTTGAAAATCATGATGTTCGAAACGTTGCTATATCTGGAGCGTATGGCGCTGGTAAAAGCAGTGTAATAGCTTCGTACAGAAAAAAGCATAATAACTTACGTTTTGTTCATATATCATTGGCACATTTCAAACAACATGATAAAGAGGACAACCTTGAAATAAAGGAATCTTTATTAGAAGGAAAAATAATAAATCAACTTATCCACCAAATCCCCTCAGATAATATTCCTCAAACAAACTTTAAAGTAAAGAAAAAAATAGGGGCTAAAAATATCCTACTCAGCACATTCTTTACGATGCTCTTTATAATATCCTTATTACATATTGCCAAGTTTAAATCATGGAATGGGTTTGTGGCTTCATTATCAACTCTTTGGATAAAAAATATTTTGGAGATTTTTACAAATAAAAATACGCTTCTCATAAGTGGACTTCTGGTTGCTATCACCTTCTCCATGTTTCTGTACTCATTGATAAAAGTACAAAAGACCAAAAATATATTTAGAAAATTCCGTTTACAGGGGAACGAAATTGAGATATTTGAGGAAAGCGAAGAATCCTATTTCGATAAATACCTAAATGAAGTTTTGTACCTGTTTGAAAACATTGAAGCAGATGTCATTGTCTTTGAAGATATGGATCGCTTTGATGCTAATAGAGTTTTTGAACGTTTACGTGAGGTAAATACCTTAGCGAATATACAACTTGAAAAAGAAAATAAAAATCCACTTCGGTTCTTCTATCTTTTAAGGGATGATATTTTTGTATCAAAGGACCGCACAAAGTTTTTTGATTATATTGTACCTATAGTACCCGTAATCGATAGCTCAAATTCATTTGATCAGTTCATAACTCATTTTAAAGAAGGCGGTATTTATGAGTTGTTTGATGAGAACTTTTTACAGGGACTCTCATTATATATCGATGATATGAGACTACTAAAAAATATATATAATGAGTTTATAATTTATTATAACAGAATAAATACAACCGAACTTAATTGTAATAAAATGCTTGCTATCATAACCTATAAGAATTTGTTTCCTCGAGATTTTAGTGAATTGCAGCTGAATAAAGGTATGGTATATACACTTTTTGCGAAAAAGGAAGATTTTGTTAACACGGAAGTTGATAGGTTAAAAGAAATTGCTGCAAATAAGAAATCCGAGATTGAGTTTGCTAGAAAAGAGCATTTAACCTCCAACGAGGAATTAGATGTTGTATTTAGTGCAAAACGATTGCAATTAAATAACATCTATAATTATCAACAACGACATAAGATGGAGCTAGAGTTAAATGAGGAATATTCTATCCGTAAACAGGCTATCGAGAAAAAGTTAAATAATTGTCTTCTTAATTTAGAGAACGAAATATTAAGTATTGAACAGAATGTAATTTTAACTCAAGGCAAACAACTTAATGAGATTATTACAAGAGAAAATATAGACTTCATTTTCAAAGTAACAATAACAAATGAGATAGGTGTTGAAACTAATTTTCATGAGATAAAGGGTAGCGAATATTTTGCTTTGTTGAAATACCTTATTCGTAATGGATTTATAGATGAAACCTATGCTGACTACATGACTTATTTCTATGAAACCAGTCTTAGCAGAGTAGATAAAACTTTTTTACGAAGTATTACAGATAAAAAAGCTAAGGAGTTTAGATATCAACTTAAGAATCCAGCTTTGATAATTGAAAGACTTAGAGTGGTGGATTTTGACCAAGAAGAAGTCCTTAACTTTAACTTGCTACAACACCTATTGAAGACACCTATCGATCAGGTTTTATTAAATAGGTTATTGCAACAACTAAGGAATAATAGAAACTATAAATTCATAGGGGAATATTTTAATTCTGAAAGGGAACTTTCTGCTTATGTAAAGTGTCTCAATCAGCAATGGCCGGAAATGTTCTTTTCTGCAACAAAAGCTAGCGCTTTGACCGACAAACAGATACGCCTATATTCAATATATACTCTTTATTACTCTGAAGATAACATTATCCGAGATGTAAATATCGAGAATTGTCTATCGCGTTATATTTCTAACAGTTCGGATTACCTAAATATAGAAGAACCTAATATTGATAAGCTGATACATGGTTTCATTCTACTGAATGTTTCTTTTGTAAGTATCGGCATGGCAAATTCAGATCTTATGGAAGAAGTTTATAAAAACTCACTTTACGAAATTAATTATGAGAATCTACGATTAATGCTTAAATGGTTTTACCAGGTTAAGGAAGAGAAAGACATACATCAAAGGAATTATACAGTGGTGCTTAGTAATCCTAATTCCCCATTGGCGCAATATGTAAATAATAATTTTGGTATTTACCTTGATATTATATTATCAAACAGTAACGGTTCAATCACTGATGATGAAAAAGTAGCTTTACTTTTATTGAACAATAAAATATTATCGACTGATCAAAAAAACGCCTATGTGGAACTCTTGAAAACTCCAATTTCATCAATTGTAGATGTTATAGATGATGATTTGTGGAATTCATTACTAAAGAATCATTTAGCTATGTATTCGGAAGAGAACATCATTGAATATTTCGGTGTAAACGAATCTTTAGATTCTACATTAATATCTTTTATAAATAGTGACGAATCTACCTTGAACTTTCTTGGAGTGAAAAAAACTTACGGCTCCGAAAAGACAAAGGAATTCTTCGATGCTTCAATAGTTTGTAATAAACTATCAAATCACAAATATAGAGAAATAATAATTTCGCTGGATTTTTCGTATGATATGTTCAATATTGAGGGTATATCTGATGAGAAACTACAAATTCTTATTGATGAAAATATTTTTCCAATGAATATTGAAAATTTATCGTTCATACGAGAGAATTATTCAAATCAAGTTTTTTGCTTTATAGAAAAAAACATTACCCAATACACTAACACAATTACAAGTGAAATATTTATACTTGAAGAGGTCATAGAGATACTAACGTGGGATATTGCTGATGATATAAAAATTAAGCTGCTTAGATTTACAAGTAAACCGATATCTATTTTGTATAAAAGTTATTCCACCGCAGTCAAAGCACATATTTTGAAGAACAACCTTGACCCTCATGACCTTCCTAACATTTTTGAAACGTATGAGAGCTGGGATGATAAACTTAAGCAAATAATACAGGACTTGGCGGTAGAACAGAAAGAATTAATTATTAATAGGCCTCAAAATGTTTCCAATAATCTGTTAAGGACATTAATAGCATCAGAGGAACTGGATTATAGCATAAAAATTGATATATTTATTTCTTTGCTACCTATTTTGGATGTGAGGAAATGTAAAGAATACCTTCATTTATTAGACTTAGAGGAATATAAGAAACTCTTTGAAGTTCGTAGCAGACCAAGGTATGAAATTAATACAGTTAATAGTAAATTGTTGGGCGCGTTTAAGGAAGGTAATTGGATTTCTGATTTTGAGGAGGATGAAAATAGAGAGGGATACTACAAGATAGTACGAAATAAACGAACTAACCAATCCTTTGCCTAA
- a CDS encoding Type 1 glutamine amidotransferase-like domain-containing protein yields the protein MKLLLSSGGVTNKSIHEALVGMLDKPISECNALCIPTAMYGHPWVGPGVKVWEFISGTPGNPMVDLGWKSVGVLELTALPSIDEDRWVPLVREADVLLVSGGDALYLCHWMRQSGLADLLPSLSSVYVGMSAGSMVMAPNIGEFFVGWTPPNGGDDGLGLVDFAMFPHLNHELLPYNTMAAAEKWAAEMQGPAYAIDDQTAIKVIDGEVEVVSEGRWKLFMP from the coding sequence ATGAAACTTCTACTTTCTTCTGGAGGAGTCACTAACAAAAGCATACACGAAGCGTTGGTTGGCATGCTGGACAAACCGATTTCCGAGTGCAACGCTCTTTGCATTCCCACCGCGATGTACGGACACCCCTGGGTCGGTCCTGGCGTCAAAGTTTGGGAGTTCATCAGCGGGACTCCTGGGAATCCCATGGTTGACCTTGGTTGGAAGTCCGTCGGTGTGCTGGAGCTCACAGCGCTGCCCAGCATCGACGAAGATCGCTGGGTGCCGCTTGTCCGGGAGGCGGATGTCCTTCTGGTGTCGGGCGGCGACGCCCTCTACCTGTGCCACTGGATGCGACAATCTGGGCTGGCAGATCTCTTGCCATCGCTGAGTTCAGTTTATGTGGGAATGAGCGCTGGGAGCATGGTGATGGCACCTAACATCGGGGAATTCTTCGTTGGCTGGACTCCACCTAATGGTGGTGATGACGGCCTGGGTCTGGTCGATTTTGCCATGTTCCCGCATCTGAATCACGAGCTGCTGCCGTATAACACGATGGCTGCCGCAGAGAAATGGGCAGCCGAGATGCAGGGGCCGGCTTATGCAATCGATGATCAAACGGCCATCAAAGTGATTGATGGAGAGGTTGAAGTTGTATCAGAAGGGCGTTGGAAACTGTTTATGCCATAA
- a CDS encoding helix-turn-helix domain-containing protein gives MINQSNKSAIIREYFETRLKNQQNYFIHPSYALEQQLMDCIGRGEEEEAKAVLDQINSNERAKLAEEPIRSLKNSLICSCTLFTRSIIKAGVPPEDAFNLSDVYIRQIEKLNSPNEIKALEYEMISSFIDTLKSANRPYYNNIINKAIDYINQGIFQDLSLETIAGHVGVTPSYLSMLFKESVGMPISQFINHRRVEESKYFLLHSKLSLSEIAHLLGYCNQSYYTHLFKKYIGVTPKHFRSNPALDGLHSLVDQKNRVVIP, from the coding sequence ATGATTAATCAATCCAATAAGTCGGCGATTATTAGGGAATATTTTGAAACGCGATTGAAAAATCAACAAAACTACTTCATTCATCCCTCCTATGCCCTGGAGCAACAGCTCATGGATTGCATCGGGAGAGGAGAAGAGGAAGAGGCCAAAGCGGTCCTCGACCAAATCAATTCCAACGAACGGGCAAAGCTGGCGGAAGAGCCAATCAGGTCCTTAAAGAATTCCCTAATCTGCTCTTGCACTCTTTTTACCCGATCAATAATTAAAGCCGGAGTTCCACCTGAAGATGCATTCAATCTCAGCGATGTTTATATCCGCCAAATTGAAAAGCTGAATTCACCTAACGAAATCAAAGCACTAGAGTATGAGATGATATCTTCTTTCATCGATACATTAAAATCAGCCAACCGCCCTTATTACAACAACATTATCAATAAGGCCATCGACTATATTAACCAGGGTATCTTTCAGGACTTGTCCCTGGAAACAATAGCCGGCCATGTCGGAGTGACCCCAAGCTACCTTTCCATGCTGTTTAAAGAATCCGTGGGAATGCCGATTTCTCAATTTATTAATCACAGAAGGGTTGAGGAATCCAAGTATTTTTTGCTGCATTCCAAGCTTTCCTTAAGTGAAATTGCCCACTTGCTCGGTTATTGCAACCAAAGCTACTACACGCATTTATTTAAAAAATACATAGGAGTCACCCCAAAGCATTTCCGTTCCAATCCTGCCCTTGATGGACTACATAGTTTGGTGGACCAGAAGAATAGAGTAGTCATTCCATGA
- a CDS encoding extracellular solute-binding protein: MKKKKSFFTKLLALSFAASIALTGCSSDDNSKEPAKPAGGDAKSEPVVIKFAAQNDNTPATQKLLDAFNSSQDKYKVEWTQMTNDSAQMHDQLLNSLSSGSSEYDVLSLDVVWAGEFAGAGYLEPIDVKMNEADLKKDDFNAGSMASGNYKGKQYTLPFFPDLGLLYFRKDIVSSEDAAKLESGDFTYDDLYAMSEKYSGEKGTKFGFVYQSKQYEGLTVNVTEYTKSYSDVKGGLEAMYKFTKAPFSPKDILNFMEGETHTNFEQGNAVFSRNWPYAFGRINGQEDGVKIKVEQVGIAPLPNGGSVGGWLLSLNKNSKNVDGAWEFVKFAAGEEGQKIMSTEGGYLPGFNALLDNEDVKSKNVMLSYPGFQKALTTTIARPVSPEYSKVSDTIQVQAHKYLSSGTGLDEAAKAIEEAGKSE, encoded by the coding sequence ATGAAGAAAAAGAAAAGTTTTTTCACTAAATTGTTAGCGCTTTCCTTCGCGGCGAGCATTGCTTTAACAGGCTGCAGCAGCGATGACAACAGCAAGGAGCCTGCTAAACCAGCGGGTGGAGATGCGAAGAGTGAGCCAGTAGTCATTAAGTTTGCCGCTCAAAATGATAATACACCAGCAACGCAAAAATTGTTAGATGCGTTCAACTCGAGCCAGGATAAGTACAAGGTCGAATGGACACAAATGACAAACGATTCTGCGCAAATGCATGACCAGCTATTAAACTCGTTATCCAGCGGATCAAGTGAATACGATGTTTTGTCCCTTGATGTTGTTTGGGCCGGTGAGTTTGCCGGGGCTGGATACCTTGAGCCAATCGATGTAAAAATGAACGAAGCTGATCTCAAGAAGGACGACTTTAACGCTGGATCAATGGCTTCCGGAAATTACAAAGGGAAGCAGTACACACTGCCATTCTTCCCTGACCTGGGACTTCTTTACTTCAGGAAAGATATCGTAAGTTCTGAAGATGCTGCGAAATTGGAAAGCGGCGACTTTACGTATGATGACCTTTATGCGATGTCCGAGAAATATTCCGGTGAAAAAGGGACAAAGTTCGGCTTTGTCTACCAATCCAAGCAATACGAAGGCCTGACAGTTAACGTTACGGAATATACCAAGTCCTACTCCGATGTCAAAGGCGGACTTGAGGCTATGTACAAATTCACAAAGGCGCCTTTCTCACCGAAAGATATCCTGAATTTCATGGAAGGCGAAACCCATACAAACTTTGAGCAAGGAAATGCAGTGTTCTCCCGTAACTGGCCATATGCATTCGGCCGTATCAACGGACAGGAAGACGGCGTGAAAATCAAAGTCGAACAAGTCGGCATCGCACCGCTGCCAAATGGCGGTTCTGTTGGGGGATGGCTGCTCAGCCTGAACAAAAACTCCAAGAACGTTGATGGTGCTTGGGAATTCGTTAAGTTCGCCGCTGGGGAAGAAGGCCAAAAGATCATGAGCACAGAAGGCGGTTACCTGCCTGGATTCAACGCGCTCCTTGATAACGAGGATGTTAAGTCAAAGAACGTCATGCTTTCCTATCCTGGATTCCAAAAAGCTTTAACTACTACAATTGCCCGCCCGGTATCTCCTGAGTACTCCAAAGTATCGGATACCATCCAGGTGCAGGCACATAAATACCTGAGTTCCGGAACAGGGCTGGATGAAGCAGCTAAAGCAATCGAAGAGGCTGGCAAATCTGAGTAA
- a CDS encoding carbohydrate ABC transporter permease has product MWKMGFKEWLFIVPTILLIAIFSLWPVFQSLTYTFFDYRLNDQQKAGLYLNERFNVNLYKETSLYVSMFLDEDLPNVTDSGEQGKIEEIKKRLASTDKQFENEKGVVKISGEQRDEISSLHKDARKLVDSLNGKYELIHKDDLPALIDDIQNSIIPSNFIGLKGYAKVLSDDRVGKALVNTTLFTAVSVFIELLLGIGLALILNKAMFGQGLVRTTSLIPWAIPTAVAAMMWSYLYNGSSGIVAYFFENIGLIEQSQDLLLSGPGAMASSIFADVWKTTPYMALLLLAGLQNIPKSLYEAGEIDGAGKIQSFFQITLPLLKPSILVALLFRTLDAFRVFDLIYVLTGGGPGGDTETLSIYAYKVMFGQTNFGYGSIIVMLMFVCVAIIAILFVRFLGTNLMEKN; this is encoded by the coding sequence ATGTGGAAAATGGGTTTTAAAGAGTGGCTGTTTATTGTACCGACGATCCTGTTGATCGCTATTTTCTCATTATGGCCGGTATTCCAATCCCTGACCTATACGTTCTTTGATTACCGGCTGAATGACCAGCAAAAGGCAGGCCTATACCTGAATGAACGGTTTAATGTAAATCTATACAAAGAAACCTCGCTGTATGTATCCATGTTTCTCGATGAGGATCTTCCGAACGTCACCGATTCCGGAGAACAGGGTAAGATAGAAGAAATTAAAAAGCGGCTTGCTTCAACAGATAAGCAGTTCGAAAATGAAAAAGGTGTCGTCAAGATAAGCGGGGAACAGCGTGATGAAATCTCTTCCCTCCATAAGGATGCCAGGAAACTAGTCGACAGCTTGAATGGGAAGTATGAGCTCATACATAAAGATGACCTGCCTGCCCTGATCGATGACATTCAAAACAGTATCATTCCGTCCAATTTCATTGGGCTGAAAGGCTATGCAAAGGTTTTATCGGATGACCGTGTCGGGAAGGCATTGGTGAATACGACACTCTTTACTGCTGTCTCCGTGTTTATTGAGCTTTTGCTTGGAATCGGCCTGGCACTTATTTTGAACAAGGCGATGTTCGGCCAGGGCCTGGTCAGGACAACGTCCCTTATTCCTTGGGCGATACCAACTGCTGTAGCTGCGATGATGTGGAGCTATTTGTACAACGGGAGCAGTGGAATCGTTGCCTACTTTTTTGAAAATATCGGCCTGATTGAGCAATCCCAAGATCTTTTGCTAAGCGGCCCGGGCGCCATGGCCTCCAGTATTTTCGCGGATGTATGGAAAACGACGCCGTATATGGCCCTTCTTTTGCTGGCAGGACTGCAGAACATTCCAAAGTCCTTGTACGAAGCAGGGGAAATAGATGGCGCGGGGAAAATCCAATCGTTCTTCCAAATCACGTTGCCGCTGTTAAAACCATCCATCCTCGTCGCTCTGCTTTTCAGGACGCTGGATGCTTTCCGTGTCTTTGACTTGATTTATGTCCTTACTGGCGGAGGTCCCGGCGGTGATACGGAAACACTATCAATCTATGCTTATAAAGTCATGTTCGGCCAAACCAACTTTGGATATGGATCAATCATTGTCATGCTCATGTTTGTTTGCGTAGCCATTATCGCCATCTTGTTTGTCCGGTTCCTTGGCACGAATCTCATGGAGAAAAATTAA
- a CDS encoding carbohydrate ABC transporter permease — protein sequence MQSSKRKLWITIGVFVAFYLFAMVFPFFWVFITSFKTSGEIFGTGAFNVIPENPTLRNYVQILFEKGILNSIKNSFIVATVTTLYVVMVATLSAYAISRFHFKGKNILLGLILAVSMFPQMIMTGPVYNLFLDLGFLNSYAIVLPYSTITLPMAVWILVTHFNQIPLALEESAKIDGATTFQTLYKVIFPLAAPGVFTVAIITFIAAWNEFLLSITLNTESNYHTVPVAISFLRTQFEILWGEVSAATVIVTIPTLIIVLFFQKQIVSGLTSGGVKE from the coding sequence ATGCAATCTTCAAAACGGAAATTGTGGATCACGATTGGAGTGTTTGTCGCATTCTATTTATTTGCGATGGTATTCCCGTTTTTCTGGGTATTCATCACCTCCTTTAAAACATCCGGAGAAATCTTTGGGACAGGCGCGTTTAATGTCATCCCCGAAAATCCAACTCTAAGAAACTATGTTCAAATTCTTTTCGAAAAGGGAATATTAAACTCAATTAAAAATAGTTTTATCGTTGCCACGGTAACGACACTTTATGTGGTAATGGTCGCTACATTATCCGCTTATGCCATTTCCCGTTTCCATTTCAAAGGGAAGAATATATTGCTTGGCTTGATTCTGGCCGTTTCCATGTTTCCGCAAATGATTATGACAGGCCCGGTTTACAATCTATTCCTGGATTTGGGTTTTCTTAACTCGTATGCGATTGTTTTGCCTTATTCGACCATTACCCTCCCGATGGCTGTCTGGATCCTGGTCACTCATTTTAACCAGATCCCGCTTGCTCTGGAGGAATCGGCAAAAATTGATGGCGCCACCACCTTCCAGACACTATATAAAGTCATTTTCCCATTGGCTGCCCCAGGTGTGTTTACGGTTGCCATTATCACGTTCATCGCGGCGTGGAATGAATTTTTGCTGTCCATCACCCTGAATACAGAAAGTAATTATCACACGGTCCCGGTTGCCATTTCATTCCTTCGGACCCAGTTCGAAATCCTTTGGGGTGAAGTGTCTGCCGCAACAGTGATTGTTACGATTCCAACACTTATCATCGTCCTCTTCTTCCAAAAACAAATTGTTTCAGGACTGACAAGTGGCGGAGTAAAAGAATAG
- a CDS encoding glycoside hydrolase family 65 protein — MSWKINTDSLQENELLNEESLFFTGNGYLGVRGNFEENLPIDYPSIRGTYINAFHDIVPIEYGEKLYGFPETQQKLLNVIDAQTICIQLGDESFSMFEGEVISYQRTLHLDKGFTERSVHWRSPAGKEVKLTFLRLASFSHKELFMQKLIIEPVNYYGEITIVSKVNGDVTNFADKNDPRVSSGHAKRLKLNEAFLKDGLAYIEVEALESKLKASCGTVHSISPMAGYEAEVNGGCAELTFRGALTGTIVFEKKSVYADTLRHDDELLKSIEKIHSRLSKVDFEEALIEQSAYLETFWVDTDIQIEGDQQLQEGIRFNLFHLLQSAGRDRFSNIAAKGLSGEGYEGHYFWDTEIYMVPVFLLSNPEIARQLLLFRNSILDGAREHAKIMGHKKGALYPWRTISGSECSSYFPSGSAQYHISADIAYSFVQYYLATGDIEFLKEYGAEVLFETARIWIEAGHFKDGQFRIDAVTGPDEYTCVVNNNYYTNVMAKHNLKWAFKTYKLLSGTEPGLIEKWEKALGIENEEVEEWLRAADQMYLPYDPERNINPQDDSFLNKQKWDLQATPEEKFPLLLHFHPLTLYRYQVCKQADTILAHFLLEDEQDSETMKNSYDYYETITTHDSSLSSCVFSIMAAKHGYKEKAYDYFIETARLDLDNTHGNTKDGLHMANMGGTWMAIIFGFAGLRIKEEGLSLNPVLPAKWKGYTFPIRYQGRKLRISVTETDMKIELVSGEDIEIKLYGKNHCLVQGKTTVVTDTH, encoded by the coding sequence ATGTCCTGGAAAATCAACACAGATTCGCTGCAGGAGAACGAGCTTTTAAATGAAGAAAGCCTGTTTTTCACGGGCAATGGATACCTCGGGGTTCGCGGGAACTTTGAGGAAAATCTCCCTATCGATTACCCATCCATCCGCGGTACTTATATCAATGCGTTCCATGATATTGTCCCGATTGAGTACGGAGAGAAGCTGTACGGATTTCCTGAAACGCAGCAAAAACTGTTAAATGTCATCGATGCGCAAACCATTTGTATTCAGCTTGGTGACGAAAGCTTTTCTATGTTTGAAGGGGAGGTTATTTCGTATCAACGCACTCTTCATCTTGATAAAGGATTTACCGAAAGAAGTGTGCACTGGCGTTCCCCCGCTGGTAAGGAAGTCAAATTAACATTCCTTCGCCTTGCTTCTTTCAGTCATAAAGAGCTTTTTATGCAAAAGCTTATCATTGAACCTGTCAATTACTATGGGGAAATAACGATTGTTTCAAAGGTCAACGGGGATGTAACCAATTTTGCGGATAAAAATGACCCCCGGGTTTCGTCCGGCCATGCAAAACGGCTGAAACTCAATGAGGCCTTCCTGAAAGACGGTCTTGCCTATATTGAAGTGGAAGCGCTGGAATCAAAACTTAAAGCCAGCTGTGGCACTGTTCATTCCATCAGCCCAATGGCAGGTTATGAGGCCGAGGTAAATGGAGGATGTGCAGAGCTTACTTTCCGCGGGGCATTAACCGGAACAATCGTATTTGAGAAGAAGAGTGTCTATGCTGATACCCTTCGCCATGACGATGAGTTGCTAAAGAGCATAGAAAAAATCCATTCCCGTCTTTCAAAAGTTGATTTTGAAGAAGCCTTAATAGAACAGAGTGCCTACCTTGAAACGTTTTGGGTGGACACAGACATTCAAATAGAGGGCGATCAGCAGCTCCAGGAAGGAATCCGTTTCAATTTATTCCATCTCTTGCAATCGGCGGGCCGGGATAGGTTTTCCAATATAGCGGCGAAAGGGTTATCCGGAGAAGGATACGAGGGCCATTATTTCTGGGACACCGAGATTTATATGGTTCCCGTGTTCCTGCTCTCCAACCCTGAAATCGCTAGGCAGCTGCTATTATTCAGGAATTCCATCCTCGATGGAGCGAGGGAGCACGCGAAAATCATGGGGCACAAAAAAGGAGCCCTCTATCCTTGGCGAACGATCTCGGGGTCGGAATGCTCGTCCTACTTTCCGTCCGGTTCAGCGCAATACCATATTAGCGCGGATATCGCCTATAGCTTTGTCCAATATTATCTCGCGACCGGAGACATTGAATTTTTAAAAGAGTATGGCGCGGAAGTTTTATTTGAGACGGCAAGGATTTGGATTGAAGCAGGCCACTTTAAGGATGGACAGTTCAGGATCGATGCTGTGACCGGACCAGATGAATATACCTGTGTTGTGAACAATAACTACTATACAAATGTCATGGCAAAACATAATCTGAAGTGGGCTTTCAAAACGTATAAACTATTAAGCGGCACCGAGCCTGGACTTATTGAGAAGTGGGAAAAAGCTCTTGGGATTGAAAACGAAGAAGTGGAAGAATGGCTAAGGGCTGCCGATCAAATGTATCTTCCATACGACCCGGAACGGAACATAAATCCTCAGGACGATTCATTTTTGAATAAACAAAAGTGGGACCTGCAGGCCACACCAGAAGAGAAATTTCCCTTATTGCTGCATTTCCACCCATTAACATTGTATCGGTATCAAGTATGCAAGCAGGCAGATACAATTTTGGCCCATTTCCTTCTCGAGGATGAGCAGGATTCTGAAACGATGAAAAACTCGTATGATTACTATGAAACCATTACGACTCATGACTCGTCCCTTTCCTCCTGTGTCTTCAGCATTATGGCCGCCAAACACGGTTACAAGGAGAAAGCGTACGATTACTTTATCGAAACAGCGCGCCTTGATTTGGATAACACCCACGGGAATACAAAGGACGGACTTCATATGGCTAATATGGGCGGGACTTGGATGGCCATCATCTTTGGTTTTGCCGGGCTAAGGATTAAGGAAGAGGGGCTTTCCTTAAACCCTGTCCTTCCAGCCAAATGGAAAGGCTATACCTTCCCAATCCGTTATCAGGGCAGGAAGCTGCGCATTTCCGTTACTGAAACTGATATGAAAATCGAACTGGTTTCCGGTGAGGATATCGAAATCAAACTTTATGG